In Balaenoptera ricei isolate mBalRic1 chromosome 4, mBalRic1.hap2, whole genome shotgun sequence, the following are encoded in one genomic region:
- the ATP5PF gene encoding ATP synthase-coupling factor 6, mitochondrial, protein MILQRLFRLTSVIQSAVSVSLRRNIGFTAVAFNKELDPVQKLFVDKIREYRTKRQTSGGPVDAGPEYQQDLDRELFKLKQMYGKADMNTFPDFTFEDPKFEVIDKPQS, encoded by the exons ATGATTCTTCAGAGGCTCTTCAGGTTGACCTCTGTCATTCAGTCTGCAGTCTCGGTCTCTTTGAGGAGGAACATCGGTTTTACAGCAGTGGCATTTAATAAGGAACTTGATCCTGTACAGAAACTCTTCGTGGACAAGATTAGAGAATATAGAACTAAGCGACA GACATCTGGAGGACCTGTTGATGCTGGCCCAGAGTATCAGCAAGATCTAGACAGGGAACTTTTTAAGCTTAAGCAAATGTATGGTAAAGCAGACATGAATACGTTCCCTGACTTCACATTTGAAG aTCCCAAGTTCGAAGTCATCGACAAACCACAGTCCTga